From the genome of Candidatus Baltobacteraceae bacterium, one region includes:
- a CDS encoding glycosyltransferase, whose protein sequence is MTSVAAHLIVGRKEEPFLGAMLESLVGVADVLIVNDNASDPSPHGSTLRTSWFGRNDRLTIDRTPFSDFSTARNACLARHAERSAGDWVAFVDADEVHGDDVRRIARHLAYVPQSLDFVDGYTWHFFASFDLYTSIERRMSFFRFTPNARWTGLVHERLEGLSGGRIALPYVYGHYGHVLPARRHAEKGRLYSSLGQTGKVVAEEALDRIDPAQYFEDVWPTLLRFGGEHPPAARHTIERLREVYAIEQTRALELTRAAQPPLTRARNALLKANYEQRWRGRALNPLARRLMAR, encoded by the coding sequence CACCTGATCGTCGGCCGGAAGGAAGAGCCGTTTCTCGGTGCGATGCTCGAATCGCTCGTCGGCGTCGCCGACGTACTGATCGTAAACGACAACGCATCCGATCCGTCGCCCCACGGTTCGACGCTGCGCACGAGCTGGTTCGGCCGCAACGACCGGTTGACGATCGATCGAACGCCGTTCTCCGATTTCTCGACCGCGCGAAACGCTTGTCTGGCGCGGCACGCCGAACGCAGCGCCGGCGATTGGGTCGCCTTCGTTGATGCGGACGAAGTCCACGGAGACGACGTGCGCCGCATCGCACGCCACCTCGCGTACGTTCCGCAGTCGCTCGATTTCGTGGACGGCTATACGTGGCATTTCTTCGCATCGTTCGATCTCTACACGTCGATCGAGCGACGGATGTCGTTCTTCCGTTTCACGCCGAACGCGCGTTGGACCGGCCTCGTTCACGAACGCCTCGAAGGTCTTTCGGGCGGCCGCATCGCGTTGCCGTACGTGTACGGTCACTACGGCCACGTTTTGCCGGCTCGCCGCCATGCGGAGAAGGGCCGTCTCTACAGCAGCCTCGGCCAGACGGGCAAGGTGGTTGCCGAGGAAGCACTCGATCGAATCGATCCGGCGCAGTATTTCGAAGACGTTTGGCCTACGCTGCTGCGCTTCGGCGGAGAACACCCGCCGGCGGCGCGTCACACGATCGAGCGTCTGCGCGAGGTCTATGCGATCGAACAGACCCGCGCGCTTGAGTTAACGCGCGCCGCACAGCCTCCGCTGACGCGCGCGCGCAACGCGCTGCTGAAAGCCAACTACGAGCAACGATGGCGAGGACGCGCGCTCAATCCGCTCGCTCGGCGGCTAATGGCTCGCTAG
- a CDS encoding dihydrofolate reductase family protein — translation MIRLYFAVSLDGFIADEAGNVGWLDAFAENDFGFTTFLASIETLVMGRTTYDQARSFEYWPYDGKRIIVLTSRALEPLPEDVGLATGGPEGLAALLPSLGAGDVWIMGGARAMGAFLDLGIVDRIDLFIMPVMLGRGIPMFRRDGGTDPGWQLEHSHAFPSGVVHLAYLASEPLAAERAD, via the coding sequence ATGATTAGGTTGTATTTTGCGGTTAGTTTGGATGGGTTTATTGCTGATGAGGCGGGCAATGTTGGGTGGCTCGACGCGTTCGCAGAGAACGACTTTGGGTTTACGACATTTCTTGCCTCGATCGAGACGCTCGTTATGGGGCGCACAACCTACGATCAGGCCCGCAGTTTCGAGTATTGGCCGTACGACGGCAAACGGATTATCGTGCTTACGTCGCGTGCGCTCGAGCCATTGCCGGAGGACGTCGGGCTCGCGACGGGCGGCCCTGAGGGACTCGCCGCACTTTTGCCGAGCCTGGGCGCGGGCGACGTGTGGATCATGGGCGGCGCACGCGCGATGGGCGCATTTCTCGATCTCGGCATCGTCGACCGCATCGATCTCTTCATTATGCCCGTCATGCTTGGGCGCGGCATTCCCATGTTTCGGCGCGACGGCGGGACCGATCCGGGCTGGCAGCTCGAGCACTCGCATGCGTTCCCGAGCGGCGTCGTACATCTCGCCTATTTGGCTAGCGAGCCATTAGCCGCCGAGCGAGCGGATTGA